A DNA window from Pseudomonas resinovorans NBRC 106553 contains the following coding sequences:
- a CDS encoding D-hexose-6-phosphate mutarotase: MYDDTLPTVEQLVVDELVCWRVHTRHAELLMTQQGAQVLSYQPHGEEPVIWLSGQAAYQKGKAVRGGVPVCWPWFGDLRRNPAEVQGMHQGGPIAPAHGLVRELDWQLLGIDSEGSAVRLEFAVDSAAEPLPGWPHAAQLKLSILLDESLQLTLSSRNTSDRPLALSQALHSYFAVSDIREVEVEGLDGCSYIETLEDWQQRNQQGNLRFSGETDRIYLATRQRMAILDRAWNRRIELEARGSASAVVWNPWIDKARRLSQFADDAWQGMLCIETARVLDDLLVLRPDEEHSMVLSVASKPL, translated from the coding sequence ATGTACGACGACACCCTGCCCACCGTGGAACAGCTGGTGGTGGATGAACTGGTCTGCTGGCGGGTGCACACCCGTCACGCGGAATTGCTGATGACCCAGCAAGGCGCCCAGGTGCTGAGCTACCAGCCCCATGGCGAAGAGCCGGTGATCTGGCTCAGCGGCCAGGCGGCTTACCAGAAGGGCAAGGCGGTGCGTGGCGGCGTACCGGTGTGCTGGCCCTGGTTCGGCGACTTGCGCCGCAACCCCGCCGAGGTCCAGGGCATGCACCAGGGCGGCCCGATCGCACCGGCCCATGGCCTGGTGCGCGAGCTCGACTGGCAACTGCTCGGCATCGACAGCGAAGGATCGGCGGTGCGCCTGGAGTTCGCCGTGGATAGTGCCGCCGAACCCCTGCCCGGCTGGCCCCATGCCGCCCAGCTCAAGCTGTCCATCCTGCTGGACGAATCCCTGCAGCTGACGCTTTCGAGCCGCAACACCAGCGACCGGCCGCTGGCGTTGAGCCAGGCCCTGCACAGCTATTTCGCCGTCAGCGACATCCGCGAGGTGGAAGTGGAAGGCCTGGACGGCTGCAGCTATATCGAGACCCTGGAAGACTGGCAACAGCGCAACCAGCAGGGAAACCTCCGGTTCAGCGGAGAAACCGACCGCATCTACCTGGCCACGCGCCAGCGCATGGCCATCCTCGACCGCGCCTGGAATCGCCGGATCGAGCTGGAGGCCCGGGGCAGCGCCTCGGCCGTGGTGTGGAACCCCTGGATCGACAAGGCCCGGCGCCTGTCGCAGTTCGCCGACGACGCCTGGCAAGGCATGCTCTGCATCGAGACGGCGCGGGTGCTGGACGATCTGCTGGTGCTCAGACCCGACGAGGAGCACAGCATGGTGCTCAGCGTGGCCAGCAAGCCCCTCTGA
- a CDS encoding efflux RND transporter periplasmic adaptor subunit, whose translation MRKLLIIIPIFVSLAALLGFWSRPDPVPVQLVEVAQGEVATLVANTRAGTVKACRRANLSFKTGGQVSELLIHAGQRVQAGDVLMRLRQDDLQARVDEAQARLDAQINLREQGCRQASQDARDQQRLERLAERKLASEDLLEQSSTRARLSHLLCSGGEAKIREARASLDLQLAQMDQATLRAPFAGIVAEINGELGEVVTPSPPGIPTPPAVDLIDDQCLYVEAPIDEVDAALVHPGMPVRITLDAFRGRSFEGRVTRIAPFVRELEKQARTVDVEVAFERVPRDLLLLSGYSADVEILLAQRAQTLRVPTESLLEGGKVLRYDPSNGHLREQKVEIGLANWRWSEVKGGLVAGDRILPSLQHEGLADGSVVSPSGDRQERAP comes from the coding sequence ATGCGCAAGCTACTGATAATTATTCCTATTTTCGTGTCCCTGGCGGCGCTGCTGGGGTTCTGGTCGCGCCCCGATCCGGTGCCCGTGCAGCTGGTGGAAGTGGCCCAGGGCGAAGTGGCGACCCTGGTGGCCAACACCCGGGCGGGCACGGTGAAAGCCTGCCGGCGGGCGAACCTGTCGTTCAAGACCGGCGGCCAGGTCAGCGAGCTGCTGATCCACGCCGGACAGCGGGTGCAGGCCGGCGACGTGCTGATGCGCCTGCGCCAGGACGACCTGCAGGCGCGGGTGGACGAGGCCCAAGCGCGGCTCGACGCCCAGATCAACCTGCGCGAGCAGGGCTGCCGCCAGGCCAGCCAGGATGCCCGCGACCAACAGCGCCTGGAGCGCCTGGCCGAGCGCAAGCTGGCCTCCGAGGACCTGCTGGAGCAGAGTTCTACCCGTGCGCGCCTGTCCCACCTGCTGTGCAGCGGCGGCGAGGCGAAGATCCGCGAGGCCCGCGCCAGTCTCGACCTGCAGTTGGCGCAAATGGACCAGGCCACCCTGCGCGCGCCCTTCGCCGGCATAGTCGCCGAGATCAACGGCGAGCTGGGCGAAGTGGTCACCCCCTCGCCGCCGGGCATCCCGACGCCGCCGGCGGTGGACCTGATCGACGACCAGTGCCTGTATGTCGAGGCCCCCATCGACGAAGTGGACGCCGCCCTGGTGCATCCCGGAATGCCGGTGCGCATCACCCTGGACGCGTTTCGCGGCCGCAGCTTCGAAGGCCGGGTGACCCGCATCGCGCCATTCGTCCGCGAGCTGGAGAAGCAGGCGCGCACCGTCGACGTGGAAGTGGCTTTCGAGCGGGTGCCCCGGGACCTGTTGCTGCTCAGCGGCTATAGCGCCGATGTGGAGATACTCCTGGCGCAGCGCGCGCAGACCCTGCGGGTGCCCACCGAGAGCCTGCTGGAGGGCGGCAAGGTGCTGCGCTACGACCCGAGCAACGGCCACCTGCGCGAGCAGAAGGTGGAGATCGGCCTGGCCAACTGGCGCTGGAGCGAGGTGAAGGGTGGGCTGGTCGCCGGTGACCGCATTCTTCCCAGCCTGCAGCATGAGGGGCTGGCCGATGGCAGCGTGGTCAGCCCCAGCGGCGACCGCCAGGAGCGCGCACCATGA
- a CDS encoding ABC transporter permease — protein sequence MDPLDACRFWLGALRGHGSRSAMLLLAMAVGVFFVTLLGGIGEGARAYVLGEFSLLGRNILIVLPGRNETTGGLPPMTGMAPRPLTQADAAAIGRLPAVRRAAPLHAGQLEVSHGNRNREVLALGTTRDFFALRQLRLAQGRALPELEPGQADEVCVIGSRLRRALFGDASALGQWLRAGDRRFRVIGVLDERGESLGMDFSEALIVPVASAEALFDREGLFRVLVEARGPSYLDSARRQIVATLTERHQGEEDVTLLSQDSMLAAFDGLLNGLTLALAGIAAISLLVAGILIMNLTWIAVLQRTAEIGLLKAVGASSAQVRLLFLGEAALLAVLGSAAGLALGELLLWVARLASDLPLHAPWWARLGAPTLALTAALLFAWLPANHAAAKVPVQALRPQGSG from the coding sequence ATGGACCCGCTGGACGCGTGCCGATTCTGGCTCGGTGCCCTGCGCGGGCACGGTTCGCGCAGTGCCATGCTGCTGCTGGCGATGGCCGTGGGGGTGTTCTTCGTGACCCTCCTGGGCGGTATTGGCGAGGGCGCGCGGGCCTATGTGCTGGGGGAGTTCTCCCTGCTGGGCCGGAACATCCTCATCGTCCTGCCCGGGCGCAATGAAACCACCGGCGGCCTGCCGCCCATGACCGGCATGGCGCCGCGCCCGCTGACCCAGGCCGACGCCGCGGCCATCGGCCGACTGCCGGCGGTGCGCCGGGCGGCGCCGCTGCACGCCGGGCAGCTGGAAGTCAGCCATGGCAATCGCAATCGCGAGGTGCTGGCCCTGGGCACCACGCGGGACTTCTTCGCCCTGCGCCAACTGCGCCTGGCCCAGGGCCGGGCACTGCCGGAGCTGGAGCCGGGGCAGGCCGACGAGGTCTGCGTGATCGGCAGTCGCCTGCGCCGTGCACTGTTCGGCGACGCCTCGGCCCTGGGGCAGTGGCTGCGCGCCGGCGACCGGCGCTTCCGGGTGATCGGGGTGCTGGACGAGCGCGGTGAATCCCTGGGCATGGACTTCTCCGAGGCGCTGATCGTGCCGGTGGCCAGCGCCGAGGCGCTGTTCGACCGCGAGGGCTTGTTCCGCGTGCTGGTGGAGGCCCGTGGGCCGAGCTACCTGGACAGCGCCCGGCGGCAGATAGTGGCGACCCTGACCGAGCGCCACCAGGGTGAAGAGGATGTCACGCTGCTCAGCCAGGATTCGATGCTCGCCGCCTTCGACGGCCTCCTCAACGGCCTGACCCTGGCGCTGGCCGGCATCGCTGCCATCAGCCTGCTGGTGGCGGGCATCCTGATCATGAACCTGACCTGGATCGCCGTGCTGCAGCGCACCGCCGAGATCGGCCTGCTCAAGGCGGTGGGAGCGAGCTCCGCGCAGGTGCGCCTGCTGTTTCTTGGCGAGGCGGCGTTGCTGGCGGTGCTCGGCTCCGCCGCCGGCTTGGCCCTGGGTGAGTTGCTGCTCTGGGTCGCGCGACTGGCCAGCGACCTGCCGTTGCATGCGCCCTGGTGGGCACGGCTCGGCGCGCCGACCCTGGCCCTGACGGCGGCCCTGTTGTTCGCCTGGCTGCCGGCCAACCACGCGGCGGCCAAGGTGCCGGTGCAGGCGCTGCGCCCGCAGGGTAGCGGCTGA
- a CDS encoding ABC transporter permease: MRWRDVFELCGSALSSQPLRSLLTLLGVAIGIAAVALLTAMGEGLRNRVLDSFAQFGTRVVTVRPGTLPTGGIGGIIASARPLTIADADALGRLPHAESVVPIIQGNGDIQANGRQRRVDILGTGSQLAAAWRVRMAQGQFLPPSRDGRTPPYVVLGAKLGSELFGGASPLGQRVRVGGMSFRVVGVMASKGNLLGFDLDDIAYIPVDWAEHLFNREGLVKVHVLFDDSTPAEAFATAVRRLLVERHGREDFRMTSQGDLLSSLNRILATITLGVAALGGISLLVGAVGILTIMTTTVGERTAEIGLLRAVGAAPHQVLALFLAEATVLSVLGGVLGLLMVGVLLVLLGWLVPGLPLSLSPQLVLVALLLSALVGIGAGLAPARRAAKLHPVDALRL; this comes from the coding sequence ATGCGCTGGCGCGATGTCTTCGAACTGTGCGGCTCGGCGCTGTCCAGTCAGCCCCTGCGCAGCCTCCTGACCCTGCTCGGCGTGGCCATCGGCATCGCCGCCGTGGCGCTGCTCACGGCCATGGGCGAGGGGCTGCGCAATCGCGTACTGGACAGCTTTGCGCAGTTCGGCACGCGGGTCGTCACGGTGCGTCCCGGCACCCTGCCCACCGGAGGCATCGGCGGAATCATCGCCAGCGCCCGGCCGCTGACCATCGCCGACGCCGATGCCCTGGGGCGACTGCCCCATGCCGAGTCCGTGGTGCCGATCATCCAGGGTAACGGCGATATCCAGGCCAACGGACGGCAGCGTCGGGTGGACATTCTCGGCACCGGCTCGCAACTGGCCGCCGCCTGGCGTGTGCGCATGGCCCAGGGGCAGTTCCTGCCGCCCTCCCGTGATGGTCGTACGCCGCCCTATGTGGTGCTCGGGGCCAAGCTCGGCAGCGAGCTGTTCGGCGGCGCCAGCCCCCTGGGCCAGCGAGTGCGGGTGGGTGGCATGAGCTTCCGGGTCGTGGGGGTGATGGCGAGCAAGGGCAACCTGCTGGGCTTCGACCTGGACGATATCGCCTACATACCGGTGGACTGGGCCGAGCACCTGTTCAACCGCGAGGGCCTGGTGAAGGTCCATGTGCTGTTCGACGACAGCACGCCCGCCGAGGCCTTCGCCACGGCCGTGCGCCGCCTGCTGGTGGAGCGCCATGGTCGCGAGGATTTCCGCATGACCTCCCAGGGCGACCTGCTGAGCAGCCTCAACCGCATCCTCGCCACCATCACCCTGGGTGTGGCGGCGTTGGGCGGGATCTCCTTGCTGGTGGGCGCGGTGGGCATCCTCACCATCATGACCACCACGGTCGGCGAGCGGACCGCCGAGATCGGCCTGCTGCGTGCCGTGGGCGCCGCGCCCCACCAGGTGCTGGCGCTGTTCCTCGCCGAAGCCACCGTGCTGTCGGTGCTGGGGGGCGTGCTGGGGCTGCTGATGGTGGGGGTGTTGCTGGTGCTGCTGGGCTGGCTGGTGCCGGGGTTGCCGCTCAGCCTGAGCCCGCAGCTGGTGCTGGTGGCATTGCTGCTGTCGGCGCTGGTGGGCATAGGCGCCGGGCTGGCGCCGGCCAGGCGCGCGGCGAAACTGCACCCGGTGGATGCGCTGCGGCTTTAG
- a CDS encoding amino acid permease, which produces MAAGAEQKLSFWSLSALVVGSMVGAGIFSLPATFGRATGGFGALIAWAIAGAGMLMLAFVFQSLAQRKPELDAGVYAYAKAGFGDYLGFISAFGFWAGSCVGNVFYFILIKTTLGAFFPIFGEGDTLPAVLVSSVILWGFHFLIMRGVKQAAALNTIATVAKVIPIFLFIVVLIFAFKGDMFAMNFWGYVPMTDVVPDLAHLDDYGRVGHAALAIEPEQVESLFSQVRSTMLVTVFVFIGIEGASVYSRLAKNRKDVGAATVLGFIGVMCLMMLITMLSYGVLLRPDLAALRQPSMAGVLEAVVGRWGAIFISVGLIVSVLGAYLSWTLLASEVLYTAAKEGTMPRVLARENANLVPSTAMWLTSGLIQVFLILTMFTRYAFTLALELTSSLSLIPYLLVAAYGLKLAWTRETYDKDPEGLRADLIIAAIATFYTLLMVLAGGLKYLLLSAVIYAPGTILFFMSRREKGQQVFLSYEKVIFVVTAIAAVVAVYSIATGLIVI; this is translated from the coding sequence ATGGCAGCTGGTGCGGAACAAAAACTTTCATTCTGGTCATTGAGCGCGCTGGTTGTCGGCTCGATGGTGGGGGCGGGGATCTTCTCGTTGCCGGCTACTTTCGGCCGGGCCACCGGGGGCTTCGGGGCGTTGATCGCCTGGGCCATCGCCGGCGCCGGCATGCTGATGCTGGCCTTCGTGTTCCAGAGCCTGGCGCAACGAAAACCGGAGTTGGACGCCGGGGTATATGCCTACGCCAAGGCGGGCTTCGGCGACTACCTGGGCTTCATCTCGGCCTTCGGCTTCTGGGCCGGCAGCTGCGTCGGTAACGTCTTCTACTTCATCCTGATCAAGACCACCCTCGGGGCCTTCTTCCCGATCTTCGGCGAAGGCGACACCCTGCCGGCGGTGCTGGTGTCGTCGGTGATCCTCTGGGGCTTCCACTTCCTGATCATGCGGGGGGTGAAGCAGGCGGCGGCGCTCAACACCATCGCCACCGTGGCCAAGGTGATCCCCATCTTCCTGTTCATCGTCGTGCTGATCTTCGCCTTCAAGGGCGACATGTTCGCCATGAACTTCTGGGGCTACGTGCCGATGACCGACGTGGTGCCGGACCTCGCGCACCTGGATGACTACGGCCGGGTCGGCCATGCGGCGCTGGCCATCGAGCCGGAGCAGGTGGAGTCCCTGTTCAGCCAGGTGCGCAGCACCATGCTGGTGACGGTGTTCGTGTTCATCGGGATCGAGGGCGCCAGTGTCTACTCGCGCCTGGCGAAAAACCGCAAGGACGTCGGCGCGGCCACCGTGCTGGGTTTCATCGGTGTGATGTGCCTGATGATGCTGATCACCATGCTCTCCTACGGCGTGCTGCTGCGCCCGGACCTCGCCGCCCTGCGGCAGCCCTCGATGGCGGGCGTGCTGGAGGCCGTGGTCGGGCGCTGGGGCGCCATCTTCATCAGCGTCGGCCTGATCGTCTCCGTGCTGGGCGCCTACCTGTCCTGGACGCTGCTGGCCTCCGAGGTGCTGTACACCGCGGCCAAGGAAGGCACCATGCCGCGCGTGCTGGCCAGGGAGAACGCCAACCTGGTGCCCTCCACGGCGATGTGGCTGACCAGTGGCCTGATCCAGGTCTTCCTGATCCTCACCATGTTCACCCGCTACGCCTTCACTCTGGCGCTGGAACTGACCAGCTCCCTGAGCCTGATCCCCTACCTGCTGGTGGCCGCCTACGGCCTGAAGCTGGCCTGGACCCGGGAAACCTACGACAAGGACCCGGAGGGGTTGCGCGCCGACCTGATCATCGCCGCGATCGCGACCTTCTACACCCTGTTGATGGTGCTGGCCGGCGGGTTGAAGTACCTGCTGCTGTCGGCGGTGATCTACGCACCGGGCACCATCCTCTTCTTCATGTCCAGGCGCGAGAAGGGACAGCAGGTATTCCTGTCCTACGAGAAAGTGATTTTCGTCGTCACCGCAATTGCCGCCGTGGTCGCTGTGTACAGCATCGCCACCGGGCTGATTGTCATTTAA
- a CDS encoding ABC transporter ATP-binding protein codes for MILMHQVSRCFQLGEQRVRGLDHLDLEVADGEYLAITGASGSGKSTLLNILGLLDAPDSGELWLDEEPTACLREERRSCLRSQLIGFVFQSFHLIPRLTALENIELPMLLAGIEPAERHRRSRQLADCLGLGDRLSHHPAELSGGQRQRVAIARAMVMRPRLLLADEPTGNLDSQSGAEVLALLEALNAEGLTLILVTHDDHHAARARRRIQMCDGRILSDRCQGLVS; via the coding sequence ATGATCCTGATGCACCAGGTCAGCCGCTGCTTCCAGCTGGGCGAGCAACGGGTGCGTGGCCTCGACCACCTGGACCTGGAGGTGGCCGACGGCGAGTACCTGGCCATCACCGGCGCCTCGGGCTCCGGCAAGTCCACCCTGCTGAACATCCTCGGTCTGCTGGATGCGCCGGACAGCGGCGAGCTCTGGCTGGACGAGGAACCCACCGCCTGCCTGCGGGAGGAGCGCCGTTCCTGCCTGCGCAGCCAGCTGATCGGCTTCGTTTTCCAGTCGTTCCACCTGATCCCGCGGCTGACCGCACTGGAGAACATCGAACTGCCCATGCTGCTGGCCGGCATCGAACCCGCCGAGCGTCACCGCCGCAGCCGGCAGCTGGCCGACTGCCTGGGCCTGGGCGATCGCCTGTCGCACCACCCGGCGGAGCTTTCCGGCGGCCAGCGGCAACGGGTGGCCATCGCCCGCGCCATGGTGATGCGCCCGCGGCTGCTGCTGGCCGACGAACCCACCGGCAACCTCGACAGCCAGTCCGGCGCGGAGGTGTTGGCGCTGCTGGAGGCGCTGAACGCCGAGGGCCTTACCCTGATCCTGGTGACCCATGACGACCATCACGCCGCTCGCGCCCGGCGTCGCATCCAGATGTGCGACGGCCGCATCCTCAGCGACCGGTGCCAGGGCCTGGTGTCCTGA